The Pseudofrankia inefficax genome window below encodes:
- the argG gene encoding argininosuccinate synthase — protein sequence MNISELKGESVAFFASGGLDSCTVTHWMAAHDVKVICFTADLGQPDETEGLDVVAERMKACGAVEAVVVPLRTEMGEAGVQAIQGLTRYEGRYWNTTPLGRYVTIRGVLPHMLERGIKILSHGATGRGNDQARFQLVPNMLTPSISVYAPWRDQSFLDAFGGREEMIDYCEKHNLPIRATRKSPYSTDANLLGLTHEAGVLESLETGANFVSPIMGVRPVDAPDSPELVTIVFERGRPVSIAGEAFSDPADILEKANAIGGRHSVGINLHLVENRFVGVKSRGVYEAPGMELIGSAYEYLLQTILDRRARKIFYFASDFLGEQLYQAYGEDLGSRMARKVVDEVAELATGTVTLELYKGTVNFAGAKDIPHSLYSEENASMSRVGAFDHKDSEGFLQVLGVGARTASHAGQVPGVLETN from the coding sequence ATGAACATCAGTGAGCTCAAGGGCGAGAGCGTCGCGTTCTTCGCGTCGGGTGGGCTTGACAGCTGCACGGTGACCCACTGGATGGCCGCGCATGATGTCAAGGTCATCTGTTTCACCGCGGATCTGGGGCAGCCGGACGAGACCGAGGGGCTCGACGTCGTCGCTGAGCGGATGAAGGCCTGCGGCGCGGTCGAGGCGGTCGTCGTCCCGCTGCGGACCGAGATGGGCGAGGCGGGCGTCCAGGCGATCCAGGGCCTCACCCGTTACGAGGGTCGCTACTGGAACACCACGCCGCTTGGGCGGTACGTGACGATTCGCGGCGTGCTGCCGCACATGCTGGAGCGCGGCATCAAGATTCTCAGCCACGGCGCGACCGGCCGCGGTAATGACCAGGCCCGCTTCCAGCTCGTCCCGAACATGCTGACGCCCAGCATCTCCGTCTACGCGCCGTGGCGGGACCAGAGCTTCCTCGACGCCTTCGGCGGCCGTGAGGAAATGATCGACTACTGCGAGAAGCACAACCTGCCGATCCGGGCGACCCGTAAGTCCCCGTACTCCACGGACGCGAACCTGCTGGGGCTCACCCATGAGGCCGGAGTGCTCGAATCCCTGGAGACGGGCGCGAACTTCGTGAGCCCGATCATGGGTGTGCGGCCGGTCGACGCTCCGGACTCCCCGGAACTGGTGACCATCGTGTTCGAGAGGGGCCGTCCGGTATCGATCGCCGGCGAGGCGTTCTCCGACCCGGCGGACATTCTGGAAAAGGCGAACGCGATCGGAGGCCGGCACAGCGTCGGCATCAACCTGCACCTGGTGGAGAACCGGTTCGTCGGCGTGAAGTCGCGCGGCGTCTACGAGGCGCCGGGCATGGAGCTGATCGGCAGCGCGTACGAGTACCTCCTGCAGACGATCCTGGACCGGCGCGCTCGCAAGATCTTCTACTTCGCCTCGGATTTCCTGGGTGAGCAGCTCTACCAGGCGTACGGCGAGGATCTTGGCTCGCGGATGGCGCGCAAGGTCGTCGACGAGGTGGCCGAGCTGGCGACCGGCACGGTGACCCTGGAGCTTTACAAGGGAACGGTGAACTTCGCCGGCGCGAAGGACATCCCGCACTCTCTCTACAGCGAGGAGAACGCGTCGATGAGCCGGGTCGGTGCCTTCGACCACAAGGACTCCGAGGGGTTCCTGCAGGTCCTCGGCGTCGGTGCGCGCACGGCGTCACATGCCGGCCAGGTGCCCGGCGTCCTCGAAACCAACTAG
- a CDS encoding tetratricopeptide repeat protein, translating into MRRAGRTTAERRSAPPERRSAPTTRPKVEAPPLPEEAQPELLDHEVRKELRGLPTGLADVVARHLVAAAMLLDEDPAQALAHGRTAASLAARLPVTREAAGIAAYHAGEYATALIELRAARRMDGSSRYLPMIADSERGLGRPERAVAYLTAPAADGLDPAGKAELLIVGSGARRDLGQPEAAVVLLAEEANGPGAPRPWTARLRYAYAEALLDAGRDAEAVRAFQSAAAIDEEGETDAEERAYDLSTRLPAEPEPSPAAAVTPEAPAPTAPATAQTPATAQTPATAQAPATAQAPATAQTPAKPETPAGSAAPGVSAGAERSLPAPEVGKGSLPVVFDDGSASLAQAAAEAAERAKAAAAAPLPDLSVLFSDLGLREVPVAERRPVAPPEVEAADDDVVDILDEDDSDSNDSDSDDD; encoded by the coding sequence GTGCGTCGTGCCGGCCGGACGACCGCCGAGCGGCGGTCCGCGCCGCCCGAGCGGCGGTCGGCGCCGACCACCCGGCCCAAGGTGGAGGCGCCGCCGCTGCCCGAGGAGGCGCAGCCCGAGCTGCTCGACCACGAGGTCCGCAAGGAGCTGCGCGGCCTGCCGACCGGTCTCGCCGACGTGGTGGCGCGGCACCTCGTCGCCGCCGCGATGCTGCTGGACGAGGACCCGGCACAGGCGCTGGCACATGGCCGCACGGCCGCGAGCCTCGCGGCCCGGCTGCCCGTGACCCGGGAGGCCGCCGGGATCGCGGCCTACCACGCGGGCGAGTACGCGACCGCGCTCATCGAGCTGCGGGCCGCCAGGCGGATGGACGGTTCCTCCCGGTACCTGCCCATGATCGCCGACTCCGAGCGCGGTCTCGGGCGTCCGGAGCGGGCCGTCGCCTACCTGACCGCCCCGGCCGCCGACGGGCTGGACCCGGCCGGCAAGGCCGAGCTGCTCATCGTCGGCTCGGGGGCCAGGCGCGACCTCGGCCAGCCCGAGGCCGCTGTCGTCCTGCTCGCGGAGGAGGCGAACGGCCCGGGCGCCCCCCGGCCGTGGACCGCGCGGCTGCGCTACGCCTACGCCGAGGCACTGCTCGACGCGGGCCGTGACGCCGAGGCGGTCCGGGCCTTCCAGTCCGCCGCGGCGATCGACGAGGAGGGGGAGACCGATGCGGAGGAGCGCGCCTACGACCTGAGCACGCGGCTCCCCGCCGAGCCGGAGCCGTCGCCGGCGGCGGCGGTGACCCCCGAGGCCCCGGCCCCGACCGCCCCGGCAACGGCGCAGACCCCGGCGACGGCGCAGACCCCGGCAACGGCGCAGGCCCCCGCAACGGCGCAGGCCCCCGCAACGGCGCAGACCCCGGCGAAGCCGGAGACCCCAGCCGGCTCGGCCGCGCCGGGGGTTTCGGCGGGCGCGGAGCGGAGCCTGCCCGCTCCCGAGGTCGGCAAGGGCTCCCTGCCGGTCGTCTTCGACGACGGCAGCGCGTCGCTCGCGCAGGCCGCCGCCGAGGCGGCCGAACGGGCGAAGGCGGCCGCCGCGGCGCCGCTGCCCGACCTGAGCGTCCTGTTCAGTGACCTGGGTCTGCGTGAGGTTCCGGTCGCCGAGCGGCGTCCGGTGGCACCCCCCGAGGTCGAGGCCGCCGACGACGACGTGGTGGACATCCTCGACGAGGACGACTCCGACTCGAACGACTCCGACTCCGACGACGACTAG
- a CDS encoding DUF1015 family protein, with product MRAMVDAAAAAVPTPPGLVLAPFRAVRFTPAAGADANLAALTSPPYDVIDEAGVVALESADPHNAVRLILPRDRDGEPGSRYAQAAATLSEWLSSGVLARDEAPALYVYEEEQDGHRQRGLVGAVALADPDAGIILPHENTMAGPVSDRLSLQQATKANLEPIFLLYDGGGDTSRIVAATVATPPLLATTTDDGVSHRIWALTDQPTLDAIAADLLGRRAVIADGHHRYATYRHYQARRRADGDGDGPWDFGLTFLVDATVSGPQVHPIHRAVRGLGVAEAARRAESAFTVRRLTATDVAPLLDELAKAGQTGHAFVITDGRDAYLLTEPSADALARSLPADRSAAFRRLDVTVAHLTLISDVWGLQDEVGVVDYFHDAPAAIAAAGTGGTALLLNPTPVADVTAVAGAGERMPRKSTLFTPKPRTGLLIRLLDEG from the coding sequence ATGCGGGCCATGGTTGACGCCGCCGCTGCCGCCGTTCCGACGCCTCCCGGGCTGGTCCTCGCCCCGTTCCGGGCGGTCCGGTTCACCCCCGCCGCCGGTGCGGACGCGAACCTCGCGGCGCTGACCTCACCGCCCTACGACGTGATCGACGAGGCCGGCGTGGTCGCGCTGGAGTCCGCCGACCCGCACAACGCGGTCCGGCTGATCCTGCCGCGGGACCGGGACGGCGAGCCGGGCAGCCGCTACGCCCAGGCCGCCGCCACGCTCTCCGAGTGGCTGAGCTCCGGCGTCCTGGCTCGCGACGAGGCCCCAGCCCTCTATGTGTACGAGGAGGAGCAGGACGGCCACCGGCAGCGGGGCCTGGTCGGCGCGGTCGCGCTGGCGGACCCCGACGCGGGCATCATCCTGCCCCACGAGAACACCATGGCCGGCCCGGTCTCGGACCGGCTGTCCCTGCAGCAGGCGACGAAGGCCAACCTCGAACCGATCTTCCTGCTCTACGACGGCGGTGGCGACACCAGCCGGATCGTCGCCGCGACCGTGGCGACGCCGCCGCTGCTGGCCACGACCACCGACGACGGCGTCTCGCACCGGATCTGGGCGCTGACCGATCAGCCGACCCTCGACGCGATCGCCGCGGACCTGCTGGGACGCCGCGCGGTCATCGCGGACGGCCATCACCGGTACGCCACCTACCGGCACTACCAGGCGCGGCGGCGCGCCGACGGTGACGGCGACGGCCCGTGGGACTTCGGCCTCACGTTCCTCGTCGACGCGACGGTGTCCGGCCCGCAGGTGCATCCCATCCACCGAGCCGTGCGCGGCCTGGGCGTGGCCGAGGCCGCCCGCCGCGCCGAGAGCGCGTTCACGGTCCGCCGGCTGACCGCTACGGACGTCGCGCCGCTGCTGGACGAGCTGGCCAAGGCGGGCCAGACCGGACACGCCTTCGTGATCACGGACGGACGGGACGCCTACCTGCTGACCGAGCCGAGCGCCGACGCACTGGCCCGCAGCCTGCCGGCCGACCGTTCGGCGGCGTTCCGACGCCTCGACGTGACGGTCGCGCACCTGACGCTGATCAGCGACGTCTGGGGGCTGCAGGACGAGGTCGGCGTCGTCGACTACTTCCACGACGCTCCGGCGGCCATCGCCGCGGCCGGCACCGGGGGGACCGCTCTGCTGCTCAACCCGACCCCGGTCGCCGACGTGACCGCCGTCGCCGGCGCCGGCGAGCGCATGCCACGAAAGTCGACGCTCTTCACCCCGAAGCCGCGTACCGGCCTGCTCATCCGCCTTCTCGACGAGGGCTGA
- a CDS encoding tetratricopeptide repeat protein, with product MSEQNGAGGERPNAAGAPAGEVYDWYTRGVALHGHGDANAAVQLLGHAAAAEPASRSVREALARAQFDAGQYDAALETFAWIVAQDPTDDYAQFGLGMAARRTGDLPTAIEHLALAAAMRPDIQHYGRELRGARAQNNRARSA from the coding sequence ATGTCCGAGCAGAACGGCGCGGGCGGTGAGCGGCCGAACGCGGCGGGGGCGCCCGCCGGTGAGGTCTACGACTGGTACACCCGCGGGGTCGCGCTCCATGGCCATGGCGACGCGAACGCGGCGGTGCAGCTGCTGGGGCACGCCGCGGCCGCCGAGCCGGCGTCACGCAGCGTGCGGGAGGCGCTGGCCCGGGCCCAGTTCGACGCCGGCCAGTACGACGCCGCGCTCGAGACCTTCGCCTGGATCGTGGCCCAGGACCCGACCGACGACTACGCCCAGTTCGGCCTCGGCATGGCGGCCCGGCGGACCGGCGACCTGCCGACCGCGATCGAGCACCTCGCGCTGGCGGCGGCGATGCGTCCCGATATCCAGCACTATGGCCGCGAGCTGCGCGGCGCCCGGGCGCAGAACAACCGGGCTCGCTCCGCGTGA
- a CDS encoding HAD-IIA family hydrolase gives MTLDLAAPAAPGTVHPAYGPPLAASAEPAERFDVALLDLDGVVYRGDSAVPHAAEAIEAAGRRGMRSAYVTNNALRTPEAVAARLVGFGIPARADEVITSAQAAAHVLGEWLPAGAAVLVLGGEGLRAAVTAEGLRPVASADDEPSAVVQGFDPELTYARLAEGALAVRAGARWVASNADLTVPTERGIAPGNGSLVAMIRAATGAEPLVAGKPEPAMHAESVRRSRADRPIIVGDRLDTDIEAGTRSGTPTLLVLTGVTGGSELLAAGPVHRPTLLAADLRGLSYQHPAAERRADGSARCGAWTCHVDTEGTLHWRQASGEPDAGGGAGSGGGPADDGLDALRAACQAAWAAADDGRPARRLADDRPSSCADLTV, from the coding sequence GTGACCCTCGACCTGGCCGCCCCGGCGGCGCCCGGCACGGTGCATCCGGCCTATGGCCCGCCGCTGGCCGCGTCGGCGGAGCCGGCCGAGCGTTTCGACGTCGCGCTGCTCGATCTGGACGGGGTGGTCTACCGGGGCGACAGCGCGGTGCCGCACGCCGCCGAGGCGATCGAGGCCGCCGGGCGGCGCGGGATGCGCAGCGCCTACGTCACGAACAACGCCTTGCGGACCCCGGAGGCGGTCGCGGCCCGGCTGGTCGGGTTCGGGATCCCGGCGCGGGCCGACGAGGTGATCACCTCCGCGCAGGCCGCGGCGCACGTGCTCGGCGAGTGGCTGCCGGCCGGGGCCGCCGTCCTCGTCCTGGGTGGCGAGGGGCTGCGGGCCGCCGTCACCGCCGAGGGGCTGCGCCCGGTGGCCTCGGCCGACGACGAGCCGTCGGCGGTCGTCCAGGGGTTCGACCCCGAGCTGACCTACGCCCGGCTGGCCGAGGGGGCGCTGGCCGTGCGCGCGGGCGCGCGGTGGGTCGCCAGCAACGCCGATCTGACGGTGCCGACCGAGCGGGGCATCGCGCCGGGCAACGGCTCCCTGGTCGCGATGATCCGCGCGGCGACCGGAGCCGAGCCGCTGGTCGCCGGCAAGCCGGAACCCGCGATGCACGCCGAGTCGGTGCGCCGCTCCCGGGCGGACCGGCCGATCATCGTCGGCGACCGGCTCGACACCGACATCGAGGCCGGCACCCGCTCCGGAACGCCGACGCTCCTCGTCCTCACCGGGGTGACGGGCGGATCGGAGCTGCTCGCGGCCGGTCCGGTGCACCGCCCGACCCTGCTCGCCGCCGACCTGCGCGGCCTGTCGTACCAGCACCCCGCCGCCGAACGGCGGGCCGACGGCTCCGCCCGCTGCGGCGCCTGGACCTGCCACGTCGACACCGAGGGCACGCTGCACTGGCGGCAGGCATCCGGCGAGCCGGACGCGGGCGGCGGGGCCGGGAGCGGTGGCGGGCCGGCGGACGACGGGCTGGACGCGTTGCGAGCCGCCTGCCAGGCCGCCTGGGCCGCCGCCGACGACGGCCGTCCGGCGCGCCGCCTCGCCGACGACCGGCCGTCGTCCTGCGCCGACCTCACGGTCTAG
- a CDS encoding SCP2 sterol-binding domain-containing protein encodes MADREQCEAALRGLADRLDALGKAGRPPSAPNRTLMCRLPDLGTSYVAELRDGSLLDIAEGARSAQITFTLSSDDLIAVTSGRLAVASAWATGRLKVDASLRDLLRVRSLL; translated from the coding sequence GTGGCGGACCGGGAGCAGTGCGAGGCCGCCCTGCGCGGGCTCGCCGACCGCCTCGACGCGCTCGGGAAGGCCGGGCGCCCGCCGAGCGCCCCGAATCGCACCCTGATGTGCCGGCTGCCCGATCTGGGCACCTCCTACGTCGCCGAGCTGCGGGACGGCAGCCTGCTCGACATCGCCGAAGGGGCAAGGTCCGCGCAGATCACCTTCACCCTCAGCAGCGACGACCTGATCGCCGTCACCTCGGGCCGGCTCGCGGTCGCGTCCGCCTGGGCGACCGGCCGCCTCAAGGTCGACGCCAGCCTCCGCGACCTGTTGCGCGTCCGTTCCCTGCTCTAG
- a CDS encoding TlyA family RNA methyltransferase has protein sequence MTTRRMRLDGELVRRGLARSREHAVETIAAGRVLVAGRVATKPATVVGLDTSIALTAGDDPGYASRGAHKLLGAFAAFGVPPLRDRAEPATEPAAPAEPAPASAMAAANGVAANGVAGSTEAGGPAGGPSLRVAGRRAMDVGASTGGFTDVLLRAGAASVVAVDVGYGQLDWRLRTDPRVRVLDRTNARTLTPQLVGAPVDLVVGDLSFISLRLVLPALVACAADGADLVLLVKPQFEVGRERLGAGGVVRDVALHAVAVEDVARAAAELGLGVRGIVASPLPGPAGNVEYLLWLRAGAPPLDLADLAAAIAAGPAGDGAPPAAKAADHMTPDAQALETQAVETRAPETQAAETQAAETQAPETQALDNTASASGKAGRR, from the coding sequence GTGACGACGCGCAGGATGCGCCTGGACGGCGAGCTGGTCCGGCGTGGCCTCGCCCGGTCGCGGGAGCACGCCGTCGAGACGATCGCCGCCGGCCGTGTGCTGGTCGCCGGCCGGGTCGCGACCAAGCCGGCGACCGTGGTCGGCCTCGACACGTCGATCGCGCTGACGGCCGGCGACGACCCCGGTTACGCCTCCCGCGGCGCTCACAAGCTGCTGGGCGCCTTCGCGGCCTTCGGCGTCCCGCCGCTGCGTGACCGCGCCGAGCCGGCGACCGAACCCGCGGCCCCAGCCGAGCCGGCGCCGGCGTCGGCCATGGCGGCGGCGAACGGGGTGGCGGCGAACGGGGTGGCGGGGTCGACCGAGGCGGGTGGTCCGGCCGGTGGCCCGTCGCTGCGGGTCGCCGGACGGCGGGCGATGGATGTCGGGGCGTCGACCGGAGGGTTCACGGACGTGCTGCTGCGGGCCGGCGCGGCGAGCGTCGTCGCCGTGGACGTCGGATACGGCCAGCTGGACTGGCGGCTGCGCACCGACCCCCGGGTCCGGGTGCTGGACCGCACCAACGCCCGCACCCTCACGCCTCAGCTCGTGGGCGCTCCCGTCGACCTGGTCGTGGGCGACCTCTCGTTCATCTCGCTGCGGCTGGTCCTGCCGGCCCTGGTCGCCTGCGCGGCCGACGGTGCCGACCTCGTCCTGCTGGTCAAGCCGCAGTTCGAGGTCGGCCGGGAGCGGCTCGGTGCCGGCGGTGTCGTCCGCGACGTCGCGCTGCACGCCGTGGCGGTCGAGGACGTGGCCCGCGCGGCCGCCGAGCTGGGCCTTGGCGTGCGCGGGATCGTCGCGAGCCCGCTGCCGGGCCCGGCCGGCAACGTCGAGTACCTGCTGTGGCTCAGGGCCGGCGCGCCGCCGCTGGACCTGGCCGACCTGGCCGCCGCGATCGCGGCGGGACCGGCCGGTGACGGCGCGCCTCCGGCTGCCAAGGCCGCGGACCACATGACCCCGGACGCCCAGGCGCTGGAGACTCAGGCGGTGGAAACCCGGGCCCCAGAGACCCAGGCCGCAGAGACCCAGGCCGCAGAGACCCAGGCCCCAGAGACCCAGGCCCTCGACAACACGGCTTCAGCAAGTGGAAAGGCGGGGCGGCGATGA
- a CDS encoding NAD kinase, protein MSREVLVLTHPRREGMAERASWVLDRLAAAGIAPRMLADEAEILGLTAVNTVPRDDEAAVGVELVLVLGGDGTLLRGAELARSADIPLLGVNLGHVGFLAEAEPDAMESTIEAVIRKEYRVEERMTVDITIRLGGQVVHTGWALNEMSLEKAERAKMLECVLGIDGRPLSRWGCDGVICATPTGSTAYAFSVGGPVLWPGVDALLVAPISAHALFARPLVLAPTSTVAIEVLEPVPAVLYCDGRRAVPVAPHSRVEAARGKRPVLLAVVHPRAFTDRLVAKFHLPVEGWRGRAARENGFAEPIGGFTADEPPRV, encoded by the coding sequence ATGAGCAGGGAAGTGCTGGTGCTGACCCACCCACGCCGGGAGGGGATGGCGGAGCGAGCCAGCTGGGTGCTCGACCGGCTGGCCGCCGCCGGGATCGCGCCGCGGATGCTGGCCGACGAGGCGGAGATCCTCGGCCTGACCGCGGTGAACACGGTCCCGCGCGACGACGAGGCGGCGGTCGGCGTCGAGCTGGTCCTGGTCCTCGGCGGCGACGGGACCCTGCTGCGCGGCGCGGAGCTCGCCCGCTCGGCCGACATCCCGTTGCTCGGCGTCAACCTCGGCCACGTCGGCTTCCTCGCCGAGGCGGAGCCGGACGCGATGGAGTCCACGATCGAGGCGGTGATCCGCAAGGAGTACCGCGTCGAGGAACGGATGACCGTCGACATCACGATCCGGCTCGGCGGCCAGGTCGTGCACACCGGCTGGGCCCTCAACGAGATGTCCCTGGAGAAGGCCGAGCGGGCCAAGATGCTGGAGTGCGTGCTCGGCATCGACGGCCGGCCGCTGTCGCGCTGGGGCTGCGACGGAGTGATCTGCGCGACGCCGACGGGATCGACCGCGTACGCCTTCTCGGTCGGCGGCCCGGTGCTGTGGCCGGGGGTGGACGCTCTGCTGGTAGCCCCGATCAGCGCGCACGCGCTGTTCGCCCGGCCGCTGGTGCTCGCCCCGACGTCGACGGTCGCGATCGAGGTGCTGGAGCCGGTGCCGGCGGTGCTGTACTGCGACGGCCGGCGCGCGGTCCCGGTCGCGCCGCACTCCCGGGTCGAGGCCGCGCGGGGCAAGCGGCCCGTGCTGCTCGCCGTGGTGCACCCCCGGGCGTTCACCGACCGCCTGGTGGCGAAGTTCCACCTGCCTGTCGAGGGCTGGCGCGGCCGCGCGGCCAGGGAGAACGGCTTCGCCGAGCCGATCGGTGGCTTCACCGCCGACGAGCCGCCGCGGGTGTGA
- the recN gene encoding DNA repair protein RecN encodes MLEEIRLRGLGVIDDAVLDLAAGLTVVTGETGAGKTMIVQGLGLLTGGRADYGLIRPGYDRAFVEGRLVISPDSPTAARVREAGGELDEGGVLVIGRTLISDGRSRVQVGGRAVPASLLAQLSEDLVAVHGQSEAQRLLKTSTQRAALDRFAGEAVAKPLTRYGERYTRLAAVRAKLADITERSRERAAEAESLRSRLADIERIGPSAGEDVALDTELRRLEHAETLVRAAETAHAALVADPAAGDGSPGAVDMVSAARRVISAEGDLDPELADLGTRIREAGVLLADVAADLASYAAGIDADPVRLAAAQERRADLAALTRAHGTDVDGVLAWAEEAGNRLLELDGGADSAEALVAERDALLDDLADLAGQVSSARSRAAHEFGERVAAELAGLAMPRARVVAVVSQRDDPAGLAMFGRKVAFGPGGVDDVELRLVPHPGAPARPVHKGASGGELSRVMLAIEVVLAADDAGVTMVFDEVDAGVGGRAAVEIGRRLAKLARTHQVICITHLPQVAAFADRHLVVSKASDGSVTRSGVTALDDAGRVRELSRMLAGQEDSTLARGHAEELLAAAAADKAGR; translated from the coding sequence GTGCTCGAGGAGATTCGGCTGCGTGGCCTCGGGGTCATCGATGATGCCGTCCTCGACCTCGCGGCGGGCCTCACGGTCGTGACAGGTGAGACCGGCGCCGGCAAGACGATGATCGTTCAAGGCCTCGGTCTGCTGACCGGCGGCCGGGCCGACTACGGCCTGATCCGCCCCGGCTACGACCGCGCCTTCGTCGAGGGCCGGCTGGTGATCTCGCCCGACTCGCCGACCGCGGCCCGGGTCCGTGAGGCCGGCGGCGAGCTCGACGAGGGCGGCGTGCTGGTCATCGGCCGCACGCTGATCTCCGATGGCCGCTCCCGGGTCCAGGTCGGCGGCCGGGCGGTCCCCGCGAGCCTGCTCGCCCAGCTCTCCGAGGACCTCGTCGCCGTGCACGGCCAGTCCGAGGCGCAGCGGCTGCTGAAGACGTCGACCCAGCGGGCCGCCCTCGACCGGTTCGCCGGCGAGGCCGTCGCCAAGCCACTGACCCGCTACGGCGAGCGGTACACCCGGCTCGCCGCCGTGCGGGCGAAGCTCGCGGACATCACCGAGCGTTCCCGCGAGCGGGCCGCCGAGGCGGAGTCGCTGCGTTCCCGGCTCGCCGACATCGAGCGGATCGGGCCGAGCGCCGGCGAGGACGTCGCCCTCGACACCGAGCTACGTCGTCTCGAGCACGCCGAGACGTTGGTCCGGGCCGCCGAGACGGCCCACGCGGCCCTGGTCGCCGACCCGGCGGCCGGCGACGGCTCGCCCGGCGCCGTCGACATGGTCTCGGCCGCCCGCCGCGTCATCTCGGCCGAGGGCGACCTCGACCCCGAGCTCGCCGATCTCGGCACCCGGATCCGAGAGGCCGGCGTCCTGCTCGCCGACGTAGCCGCCGACCTCGCCTCCTACGCCGCCGGGATCGACGCCGACCCGGTCCGCCTCGCCGCCGCGCAGGAGCGCCGCGCCGACCTCGCCGCGCTCACCCGCGCACACGGGACCGACGTCGACGGTGTGCTCGCCTGGGCCGAGGAGGCCGGGAACCGGCTGCTGGAGCTCGACGGCGGCGCCGACTCGGCCGAGGCGCTGGTCGCCGAGCGGGACGCGTTGCTCGACGACCTGGCCGATCTCGCCGGCCAGGTCTCCTCGGCCCGGTCGCGGGCCGCGCACGAGTTCGGCGAGCGGGTCGCCGCCGAGCTCGCCGGTCTCGCCATGCCCCGGGCCCGCGTCGTCGCGGTCGTCTCCCAGCGGGACGACCCGGCCGGCCTGGCGATGTTCGGCCGGAAGGTCGCGTTCGGCCCGGGCGGCGTCGACGACGTCGAGCTGCGGCTCGTCCCGCATCCCGGCGCACCGGCCCGGCCGGTGCACAAGGGCGCGTCCGGCGGTGAGCTGTCCCGGGTCATGCTCGCGATCGAGGTCGTGCTGGCCGCGGACGACGCCGGCGTGACGATGGTGTTCGACGAGGTCGACGCCGGGGTCGGCGGCCGGGCCGCGGTCGAGATCGGCCGGCGGCTGGCGAAGCTCGCGCGGACCCACCAGGTCATCTGCATCACCCACCTGCCGCAGGTGGCGGCGTTCGCCGACCGGCACCTGGTCGTCTCGAAGGCCTCCGACGGCTCGGTCACCCGCAGCGGCGTCACCGCGCTCGACGACGCGGGCCGGGTCCGTGAGCTGTCCCGCATGCTGGCCGGCCAGGAGGACTCGACGCTCGCCCGCGGCCACGCCGAGGAGCTGCTCGCCGCGGCCGCGGCCGACAAGGCCGGCCGGTAG